In a single window of the Triticum urartu cultivar G1812 unplaced genomic scaffold, Tu2.1 TuUngrouped_contig_4872, whole genome shotgun sequence genome:
- the LOC125528433 gene encoding putative ATP synthase protein YMF19: MPQLDKLTYFSQFFWLCLLLFTFYILLFNNNNGILGISRILKLRNQLLSHRGGEIRSKDPKNLEDISRKGFSTGLSYMYSSLSEVSQWCKTVDYLGKKRKITLISDFREISGSLGMERQILYLISKSSYNTSSSRITCWKNIMLTHVPHGKGSIIS; encoded by the coding sequence ATGCCTCAACTTGATAAATTAACTTATTTCTCACAATTCTTCTGGTTATGTCTTCTCCTCTTTACTTTTTATATTCTCTTATTTAATAATAATAATGGAATACTTGGAATTAGTAGAATTCTCAAACTACGGAACCAACTGCTTTCGCACCGGGGGGGCGAGATCCGGAGCAAGGACCCTAAGAATCTAGAAGATATCTCGAGAAAAGGTTTTAGCACCGGTCTCTCATATATGTACTCCAGTTTATCCGAAGTATCCCAATGGTGTAAGACCGTCGACTATTTGGGAAAAAAGAGGAAAATCACTCTGATCTCTGATTTCAGAGAAATAAGTGGCTCATTAGGAATGGAGAGACAGATTCTCTATTTGATCTCGAAGTCCTCATATAACACTTCTTCCAGTCGGATCACTTGTTGGAAAAACATAATGCTCACACATGTTCCACATGGGAAAGGAAGCATAATATCATGA